CATCAGCTCCCCTTTAACAGCGTTTTGTTTGCCTTCACATCCTGGACCACTGACAGAGGTGCTGCAACTCAAGACGCCGCTTAATTATTTCATGAAAGCCAATTTTCTATGTGGCTCAATAAAGCGGTTTCTACAGTGTGGTAATGAGAAATGAGAATAAACAGAATCGGGCCTTGTTGTTCCTGCTCAAAGAGGGAGGATCTGAACACTGCCCGACaggttgccaggcaacaggAGTCATGTTTGCGTGCAGTGCATCGCCAAGAATGGCTGAGTGATGGGCAACATTgccttcataaaaaaaaataaaaaaactgctgattCAACGTGGTTATCATCGAAAGTCCTGCACGAGTGAGGGTGAACCGACATGAAACTAAgtgagtttgaaaaaaaagagaaacgaTACGTTCCAGCAGAGCAACAGAGTGACCTGTTGCACGACAGCATGTTTAGGGCATCACTGCTGGCCGCCATGCTTCTGAAACGTGCAACTGAGCGGTTACAGGGTTAAAACAAGATAATATTTCTACTCCCGTCAGCTGCCGCTCACCACACTGACTCATCGCAGACACATCCAGGTTAATATACTACACATGCGATTTGAAGGGCTTTGGGAACTGTGACGTCACCAAGGAGGAAGGATTTAAGGAACAAGGAGACCAGTCAGGAAGCGAACACTGACATATACACCACACCATGTTTACTTACATTTGAATTTTATTCAGTGGCACAGAACACAAAAGAAGACTCTATAAGTACAGCACTTACCCTCTTCATACACCAGCTTAGCTGTGCGGTCAACATCTGTAACTGTCTTACTGCTGTCATTTGTCGCCACCTAGTGGTCAAAAGGGAGACAGGCATTAGTGTTCCAATGATTTGGATTTGtgcacattattatttttcccaCATATTAAAGACATATGAAGCCATGATTAGTTTTACAAGAGCATATTATCTTAAATTTTCTTAACATACACTGAATCTTGTACTATTGGAACAGTTGGCAAAACAGAGCAGGGACCTCCATGTAGTTCATATTTCATCAGCCCTGTCAAGACCCACaggggacccccccccccctcagtgtcCTCACTTCACACCTGATCCACTTAGTGGCTGCATGTTTACATGACAACGTTATTGGATTAGGTTTGTAAGAGCACCCGTGGAGCAAAAACATCCCAAACAGACGTTCCTCAAACACTGACTTCATTGGAGCAAAAATCCATCACATGATGCTCTGTGGTGTTTTACAGCCGTTTGAAATTATTGCAATAGGACTATTTAAATATGagactgaaataataatgttaatgtcgcacacaaacacagtgatcTGACCCTTCAAGTGAAGCAGTGTGTTCACAAGCAGAGTGCCCACTCACTACCCCCTCATCAAGGTCAGGAGCATAAACTTTCCATTTCTGAGACCCAATCCTTCTTGTAAAATGCATCGTCATCGGAATTTATTGTGACGCTCATGTGAGGAACATAGCAGAAACGTGGGAGAAAGAAGCGCTGTTCACTTTCATGAGCAGATCGCTCCAGCGCTTTCTCCACAAGGTCACAAATGTCTACGTGGCATTTTTTTTGAACTGATAGTCCATGTGGGAGGGATGTGCGCATGAGGATGTGGTCTAGAGGAGGGAGTTTAAATGCAACTTTAGAAATATATCCAAGCTTACAAAGAGCTTTCAAAGACGCGTATTGATTCTCCGTACCATCACAGTCACAATGAGATGACCAGGCAACAGGTGACTGACTCTACACCCTCATCAGTAAAGGGCATccaaggctacatccatactacagcgttttcaaactaaaacaattagGTTTAGGCTTAGCATCAGTTTTACTCCCTGCCCATACTAACGCACCTTACATGAGCATTCTCGTACACTGGGAATGCGCATGCCAGTGTATGAAGAAAGCATTTGGCTGTTAGTTGCAGAAAGAGCGAGTCAAAAACAAGTATACAAGTGGATAATGGCTTCtacacatgtaagcagttgtataattgtaaaaagctgaatttaactgcacaacagtgCTCTAGAGTAGCATGGACACCAGGCGTATCCGGGGCAGAGTGTGATTCCTAACATCCAACTCCTGCCTCAAACACAGCAGAGTCCATCTGTTTTTTTAACTCTTCAAGATTTCTGGAGATGACGACACTCACCTGCGTCATGACGAGATACAGTTTCCCGTGCAGCTTCGTTAGCTTGTGGAACATCTTCACTCTGCTCTCGATCATGTGATAGAGCACTCCCAGCTGGGTAACCAGGTCTGGCAGCTGTGGAttacagaaaagtaaaaacatttcagaagcaggaaacacaaacaagaacGCAATCGATGAGACCTTGGTCAAGGACTCATTTCTCCAGCTCACCACTGCTTTCATATAGTAAACACATTCAAGTCACCACTTGATGCGAGGGTTAAGGGTAAATGCCGCGGCCACTAAAAGGGTTTGTCTTGTTAAGACCGATAACTGTAAATGTTCGGTCTGTATTTACCTCTTCACAGGTCAGGGGATATGTCATTTGAAATCATCAAAATGTTAGTTGGCTGATGGTGCTATGCTACAGGTCACAGGGTTATCCTCAAATGAATATCATTAACGTGTTTAGTAAATACTGGTTATGGAGATATCTTGGTTGCAGTCACACCATCGTACAGACCGTCAAAGTCCTTTTATCTCTGCTGTGTGGTGGAGGCAACGACTGTAGATGTAAATAAGATGCACAgggtgtgtgcctgtgttttatttaaatagctTTGCGTAATGCTTTGGGCGAATCACAACATAAAAAGTTTGGAtcacacactgtacataaagatggacaccaTAActgccaaaagtgaagccaaagcgtgtCCGTCGCTGCTCCAATATTGTTTATAAATTCTACCTCCttatgttagtggatgggacgtggaccgagcaaaaaaggttaaaatatatttctcaaattttcattttaggtagtGGTTACCACACTgattgatgaataaaatcagggtgagacgtcatgattgacaactgaaaCCGACTTGTGATTCATCAAGGGTCTATTGGTGGAGTTATcgtggctccaaatgcacaagatggcagcgttagaaacagatattttggcttcatttctgattAGTGGAAAGAAATGGAGATGTGTCGACCATTTGAATAAGGTAATGTGTATTACTGTATAATGTGTGTTCTCATCTCAATCACTTCCATTTTGAATTTGCACcataaaagagaagaaagctTCAGTAGATCACAAGTCAACAGCAACCAACTGGAGCCTGGTGGCTTCATGAACAGTACAGGCACAAAGAAACAGACTTACCGATGCCAGGTATGATGTGTGGTGCATGATTACAGCCTTGAGCCACCGTACCATTAGAGCCGCCCTGTTGGAGGGAAAAAATGCATATGCTGTCAAGAGGGAAACTTGCTTCTTGATTGCATTTACTCACAAGGCACTCTGTTTTTATACAGCAACAATGGTAATAATTCAGTCATGGAAAACGGCTAAATTACTTAACCTGTATTCAGACATGACCagcgggtaaaatccggagaattggctactgAGTTTACCCAGAATTTAGCCTCTACATATggacaacacagcaggaggtgatCTGCACAGAGGCACTCACACCAGCAGCAAATCCTCCGCATAATTCAGGagatatctttaatttattaccTAGGGCAGAAGGGCTCTAACTGATACCGgcatgcagagcgtgaatgcatGGCACATACTATTTATGACAGTTTAAGCCGTTGTGCAGCCCCAACGTgtatgacaccactttttcactggtgtatttttctatttctgtcgCGAGTTAGAAAAGTTGTGAACCACCCCACACGTTGCTGGGTTCACACATCGAATTCTCATGAATTTCTACTGACTTTATACTGGGAGGGCAGTCAGAGACAGTCCGCAAAAACtgcggagcctctcactcagacatttgcgctCACAcatgcgccccccccccccaataaaaaaatacagagtaTCTGCGGAggtcagtgcatttctgaaagcagcttgaatGACACTCTTCAAATAAAACTCAACCTGGTAATGAATAACCCTCAAATTTGTCCTgccagtttcataatgaaccaaataAAAGTTTCACTTCTCATGAGATTCCTTGTAGAGCTGTCTGCAGCAGTTGTGTGCTCTCGTGCTATTGTCCATAAAGTTTTAACTGTCCACGGAGACAGCCAGCCCCATTAGTGCAAGACCGTAGCCTCTCTAGTCTGTGTTTAGGTGATCCCATGCTACCACCACAAACTGAATCAAACAAATCAGCTTTGACACACCATCAAGACACACAGGCACCATATCGACTGTTACAAGACATAGTGGTCCGTGGTCTCAGTGGTCCATCTACATCTCCCATGGTTTTTTCATGAAAGCCACATCAGTCGATCAATTATATAGAGCAGAGTGATATTGACACCTTGCGAAAGACACCTGTAACCATGGAAATTGCACACAAATATGGCTACAAGTGTAAAgtagcagaaaaataaaattacagATTTAATGGTGAAATTGagacaaacatgtcaacaaGAACTCGACTAAAACGTTTCTAgtttttgttgaataaaaatcaaatgatTTGATCACTTAAACCATTTTAGCTATAGACAACCTAAATGAAAATCAGGTGGAAAgtaagagcagaacaaacaTCATTATCTGTATTGTCTGCAGTCTTTAATGTTAAGAAACGCTGAGCGTAGACCAATTATAAAGCTGATTGTTAAGTTTTCACTTACATAAATGGATGCCCCTGGAGCCTCTTTGTGATCTATagagaaggaaataaaaaggctGAATTAAACCACAATAACAAGAGGCAGCACAACTTTACTTAGAAATCCTAATGGTGTGACAAAAGACCTGAGCAGACTGATGTctcagagacaaacactcaCCTCTTCCACCAATGGTAAAACAGCAGGGAGGGGTAACCGAGCAACCGTTTTCTTTATTACCATGTCTTTGCGAGTTTGGAATACTTTCTGCACAGgaccaaaagagaaaaaagttatTAAGATGTGACTAATTTACTGCAGAGGTTTACACCTAGTACACATGAATATTCAGGATGTTTCATGCCAACTTGTTTGACTGTAGAAAAGTTTGCGCCTTAACATTTAGACTTCCTCTGAAAAATTTGTTGGGGGTTGAGTTTAAATTTTAATaacaaaaatcaaacatttagcTTGTAACTCTTTGAATAGATTATGAGCCGAGTCTTCTGGCAAAACAAACTTAGATGAAAAACCAAACTAGactgaatgttttatttcagatgCTGGGCTGTGAGAGGAGAACTCACATTTAGGATGTTGGCGTCGTTGCTCTCCAGGCCCTGCACCAGCAGCACTGCAAAATTGTCCGTCAGTAGAGAGGCCGTCCCTTTAGGAGCTCCCTTCTCAGTGGAGACTGTAGACAGATCGATTTCACCAAGTCGCTCTGCTATTGACAtctaaaagaaagaaaagtcaacAGGAATTAGCTCAATTTAAGTGCTAGATTTATCAATTTTACTCAGGTTCTACGGttcaatattttaaagtttttaatggAATTTGTACAGTGACGACATCGGTTGTGTTAAGACAAGAACTCTGAAGAAAGACTTTCTCTAGAGTTGGCCTTTCAAatatgaacaatgcagcaggagattaccaaaaaagtgttttggagtcaaagaatgaaagagaaagatgcCATGAGCTACAGACTGGTGCTTTCATCATTGACACTGGTCTTACCTCTTTGGTGTCCGAgtcctttttcctcttctctgatcCCTGTGTGGTTCCCTTTACTGGGGCTTGGTGACCAGGAAGCCCTGGGACCAACACTTTGCTCTTGGCATTGACAATCGGGGTTTTAACCTGAAAGGGACAACATTTCCTATTTTAACTTAAGGTACAGTTTGAATTTTTCAGAAGTGATCATGGATCATCATATAATGTCTGAAGAACAAGCTGAGACGATGTTAGTCTTGACTTCTACAGTATATAAGAAACCACCTGGTTACCTTGGAAACGATGCTTTCCATGGAAAGGGACAGGGTGGTCAGAACATCCCGGGTCAAACACACATGTCTCTCTGATGTGTTAATCTCCTGTAAAGGTGGAAAAGTGGAAAGAGGTAAATCCAGAGTCTGAACAACACAGATACTTCAAGGCTGACAACATGAGTCCTCTGAAGTTACTAAAGGTGGAGATAATCAGCAAAGTGGACAAGTCTTTTTTTTCAGGGTAGGTACTAAAGAATGTCAAAACATAATCCAACACCTAAAATGCTGGTTCTAGTTTGAGCCGGCTTTGGTAGCCCGCAGGTAAACCATCCATGTGAAGATCAAAAGAGGTGAAACACATTGACCCTTTTacagaaatcaacaaaaaatgtCACCTGAACcaaaaacacctacaaaaagtatcactATATGTGATAAAAGAACTGGATATCAGCTGTCTACACCAGGAGCTCCAAAATACTGGTCATTGACCCCAGAGGCTAATTGTTGATCAGACGAGATTGTCTGTTGCCTTGCATAAAAGGCGGCAAACAGTCATAATCTAACATAGCGAAGGCTTATAAGCAACATATAAGGTATGAGACAAGTTAAAGTTACTAGGTtctcaaaaaacaaatacatttacattagtTATAACATGatgattcaaatatttgttttaagatACCAGCAGGTGTGGCAGACGGTACAGGAGCAGGACTGCACACATCACAAGACTTAATCAACAGGCCTCTAAGGACCCTGTTCAATTCATTACCTCTACATGTCTACTACTTGCCCATTTTGCTTACTCATCTCTGCAAAAACTTCTTAAACATACAGATTCCTACAGTATATACTTGTCACTTTGGTTTTACACTTGCATCCTCCTATGATTATAGTATATCATTTGACTTTTATATGGAGCTCTTTTTTATCTTATCTAAATTGAATCATTGCTCTAATTGCATTGCTGAGCTTATCTGTTCTTCTCAGCCAACActtttcattgtactgttgagCCTGTGTTACCTTGCATATGACAAgtaaaactttaaactttaacttGAAGTTATCATTTCACTGACATGTGTAAACACAGGTGGGTGACTGCATAAACAGACTGCACATGTGTACTTTCACAGCCTCCTGTGTACTCACTGCTCTCTCCATCACAGGCTGTAGGTGGTTGCCATAGGCCAGCAGCACAGTCCGGCTATCAGCTCCGAGGGCTGCTGCCAGCAGGGGGATGGGCACCGGTGAGTCCTTTGTGTCTGACATCTGCACCGTACATATGGGTGACAAGGGCTTCTTGCAGGGTCTGTGGGGACAGATGTTGATATGAGCCATGACCACAGGAAGTGTACAATGCTGATTAAAATGTCCTTGTTGTAAATGAATATGCAACAAGAGAATTTCACATGAAGCAAAACACAATTTAGAATCACTGCTTTGGTGGTGGAGGGAATATTTCTCATCAGATTGAGTGTCATTTGCTGGTGGTGCAATGTCCCCTAGCAGCCATTACGGAGCAAACACACCAGCATCGAGTGTgaacaaatatgaaaatgacTTTAAGACTCGATGGAGGAGCTGTGTATCTGTAAACTGTGCTGTTCAGGAGATGAGGTATAGCTGGAGGCTTTCAGAGGTTTTaggtacagacacacacgagaGAACAAAAATCTAAACGTAAAGAGTAAACAGACACTCTCCAACAGGACAGAATGCAATTGCTTTTGTCTTGTTACCTTCCACAGGCAGcattcagtgttttgtggacttacCCATTTAAAAAGTGCTCAAAGAGATGCAACTGTCCATCCTTGCACACCACCGCCAGCCTCACCGCCTGTGCAaacaaaacaccacacacaTTAACATCTGCACATAGTCCACAGGTGATTAAAACAGACCATgagaattttagttttttacagtttaacacgTCTTTAATTTTTAACAAAATATCACTACACTACACACACGGTGcaaaaacatttgcacatgCCAAGACAGACTGCAGTAAGTCGATTCGCATGGCTTAACATGTCAGTACAACTACAGGCAAAGTTACACTCCTAATATCCACAGTTAGAGATGTCTCCCCTCTGACCTCTTCCTTGCTGTTAGATGTGACAAGATCGATGTGCTGTGGCTCGTCCGTCAGCGTGAAGGACACCACTGAGTTCTTGTCCTTTCCGTCTTCTCGTACTTGCCTGCAGTGCGAGAACCACGTATTATTTCAACAATAATCTAAGTGTCATCAACTGAAAGTGGCCAAACAATAACGCCTGTGGTCAAGGCTTTGCCTCATCATCAACTCCAGATGAGTACTCACCATACACTGAGCAGCCGATCGTGTGCAGCACCAGACAGAAAATAGAGGCCATTGCTGTCGGGGGGTCGTGTGGTGGCAAAGCGCAGGGTCGTCACAGCTGTGGAGTGGCCTGTGAATTTCTGCACAGAAACAAGAatagagacagatggacaggtgAGTCAATCCTGCTTTAAAAAGGGTCAGAGCCCCACTTGGTTTATATTGCTCATCAGCTCTCTGTAGTTACACAAAACTGCATTGGAAACTTTGCCTTAGCAGCGTCCATCATTCCTATTTGTATGAAAACAGAAGCTGAAATTGATGTAAATGAACAAAAGTAAATGTTAAAGCAACTTCACTAACCCTGTAAACCTCCTTGGTGTCCAGGTCCCACATCTTGATCGTCTGTCCAgctgaaagcagcagcttcCCATCGtggctcacacacagactggtCACTGCTGCGCGGTCTGCCTTCCACTTGCT
The sequence above is drawn from the Hippoglossus hippoglossus isolate fHipHip1 chromosome 22, fHipHip1.pri, whole genome shotgun sequence genome and encodes:
- the wdr43 gene encoding WD repeat-containing protein 43; translated protein: MAADAGISPLQLPCAFSPKSRQYLALCAQDGRLRIWSTDSKTLHQEYVPSAHLSATCTCIAWGPCRTAKEGPTRKKRKSEAGHVEEKADLLAMGTAAGTVLIYSATKGALHCTLDGGHSGGVNCVHWHPEDNLLYSGSDDSNIIEWDLQTGKMRSKWKADRAAVTSLCVSHDGKLLLSAGQTIKMWDLDTKEVYRKFTGHSTAVTTLRFATTRPPDSNGLYFLSGAAHDRLLSVWQVREDGKDKNSVVSFTLTDEPQHIDLVTSNSKEEAVRLAVVCKDGQLHLFEHFLNGPCKKPLSPICTVQMSDTKDSPVPIPLLAAALGADSRTVLLAYGNHLQPVMERAEINTSERHVCLTRDVLTTLSLSMESIVSKVKTPIVNAKSKVLVPGLPGHQAPVKGTTQGSEKRKKDSDTKEMSIAERLGEIDLSTVSTEKGAPKGTASLLTDNFAVLLVQGLESNDANILNKVFQTRKDMVIKKTVARLPLPAVLPLVEEITKRLQGHPFMAALMVRWLKAVIMHHTSYLASLPDLVTQLGVLYHMIESRVKMFHKLTKLHGKLYLVMTQVATNDSSKTVTDVDRTAKLVYEEESSDEDEASGDEGLPDDDSDNWEEEEAKEETMEEDKEEQAADEEDENPDSRTESKANGEEDMENESEEE